CTTGCCTCACTTGCTTTAAGATGGAGTGACCGAAGGGCCgccccggggccatttgcggcatgTGGCCAGTGACACaatgtaaaattaaattaaacaaacaaaaaaaacacaacaaaatttggaaaaatagagcaaaaatgcagaatgtgaagacaaaaaggTGTAGTCTTGATACTTATAGTTATACTTGATACTTTTTCCATGAGGGCtgcataccaaaaaaaaaaatgcagggggccactttgatattttgacatctttttttaatattgtaaaaattTGTACACTCTTTCTaaaattttttgtaaaaatgtcattttttttgtttaattttttttttgtttaagaaagtgtattttttgtttaaaaaatgtattctatgtaaaaaaaaatcataatttagtagaaaaaatcattttgttaatttttttctaaaaatgtccttgtaaaaatacatgccatgacaaagctttgtgttattattagtcattagtatcaacatttaagctttttgttttcacattctgtgtttttgctctattttttcaaaattttgttgtgtttttttgtttaattttatttttacattgtgttgtgagccaattaaaaaacaaaccccaggttgcactttggacacccctatacTAATAactcataataacacaaagctttgacaTGACATatacttttacaaaaaatggaCAAGAAAATTACCATATTTTTGCCAataaatgtatactgtatatatatatatatacacacatacacacacacacacatatatatcatatatatatatatatatatatatatatatcatatatatcatatatatcatatatatgattttttaatgaaaaaataaatttttttgcttttttttttacaaaaaaaatactttaaaatttACAAAATGTTTACAGTTGTTtaccacattaaaaaatatgtaaaaataaagtggtcccgtgcatcttttcatttttcagtatgcaaccCTGGAAAAAGCTtgcacacccctgctttaagacATGATTACAGTGGATCCCGCATATTTGTGATTCTGTGTTTGCattacaacaatttttttttaaaatccacccatttgtgttttttctccccGAAAATagggcattttttatttttttaacagaaaaGAACACTAACCTCTACAGTCAACTTTCTTACAACCTGGCCTCCTAAGTTGCATTACGACAAAGCTAAAGGCTTGCCCCCGAGTGTCGTGACTTCCTCCAGGACATGACAAACCACAAGAAGATGAAGAAACCTGGAATTAAGAAGAAGAGGCGGGGAAGTGAGAAGCTGGGAGAGTGGCAGTTATGCCGTGTGTGCTCAGACCTTGAAGTGAGTTGAGGATGCAGAAGAGGTAGAGGCCCGCTGTGGTCAGGTGGCCAAACGAGAAGAAGATGAGGCCCCAGGGGATGCCCAGCAGGGTGGTGACTCCCAGCAGAGTGCTGATGTTTTGCTTGGCTCGGCTTCTCTCACTGCGTCCAAACTGACCACAGCAAAGAGGCCACAGCAGGGTAAACATTTGCTGTTTCAAAAAATTGTCAGTTAATAGTTGGGAGATTAATCATGTTTCCTCAAATAAAGCCCATGGTGAAAAAGTAcactaccctaaccctaaccacctCCTAAACCTAACCTTAGCCCCAACCTTAATTCTAGGTCCTAACCCTAGGTCCTAGCCAACAACACATCCCTAGgtcctaaacctaaccctaaccaacttaaatctaaccctaaccccaaccttAATCCTAGGTCCTAAACCTAtactccaaccctaaccctacgaCCTAACCTTAAACTCAACCCTAACCTTACGACCTAAACCTAAAACTAACCCTAAACTTAATCCTAGgtcctaaccccaaccctaactcTACGACCTAAATTTAAAACCGACTCAATCCTAGGTCCTAACCCTGATCTCCAACTCTAACCCTATGACCTAAGACTGACCTGAACTCCAACCCTAGGTCCTAACccaaacccttttttttttttttttttccaaactcttAACAACATCCAGCGTACCTCTTCCCTATGGCGGAGACTCAGCACACGGTGGACCGTCACCACTAGCATCATCAGGTTGAAGACAAACACCAAGGTGAACACCCCCAGCGTGGTCGCCTTCTTCACAGCGTTATCCACCATGTAGCATCTGCACACAGCCTTCGCAGTGTGACTCACTACATTGCCAAACACTGACATCTTGCTATCTAAGCCTTACATTTCTGTGCTGTTGGGATTGGACGTGTCCAGGGGTACATGTCCATACGCATCTGGCTTTACAAGGACCACCAGGCACACAATGGCCGCAGGAACACCTACGCAGGAGGTGACGTCTGTAATAGACGTGTCAAACTATTTTGATGACGCTAGCAAATGTCGTGACTCACTCCATCCCACCAGGCCCAGTTTGAGGACATATCGCCGGATGTAGATGTTGAAGACTTGGACCAGGAGTAGGTAAAGGTGGAAGCTCTCCAACGCCATCCAGCTGAAGGTGGCCAGCAGGGAGTAGTGCAGTGAGAGAGCCACGTACAAGCAAAGTGCCCTGGAGGCCTGCACGGTGGCCAGCcggctgagcaggaagtgaaTGTTGAGCAGGATGAGGGAGAGGGCCAAGTTGATGTGGACCTTCATGGACACGTCCTGGCGGATATTCCTTCAAGACACACAGGGCACTTCATAAACTGCACCAAAAACTCAGCGAGATGATAACGGCGTAGCAAAAATAGATCaaggttgaaaaaaatcaggcaCCTTTTTGTGATGAACAGCAGAAGTGTAAGGAGCAGGGCAAGGAGGGACAGactgcagccaatcagagagATGTATGTCAGCACCGCTTCGTTTGTGGCTGAGAGGGAAGCAGACACCTGGGATGGACAGATTGTCGTTACTGGGACCACTAGAGGGCAACAGCACTACTAATAATCTGTGCTGGAGTCAAGCTGTGGCCATGGTGACGTTTGAGTTCCTGTCTGCATTCTTGTAATTTGTCCGCACCATGAGCACGCCAAAGTAAGTCAGGTGGTCGCAGGAGCAGGTCACATGACTCTGGCCACGCCTCCAGACGGTCTCACAGCCACTGCTGCTGATTGCTGGCGATTCAGAACCAAACACAGACACGTCACCCGTTGCATAAATATCACGTTAAAATGCCATTTCCTTAAATCATCCGTTATAATGTATTTATGAGCAACCACAAACGAACAGAGGTGGCATCTGTAAAGTGGAAGTTGACTTCTGAATCCAACTGTATTTACTAAGTTATGCATATTATAAAatcatttgcattattttaattCAGTGTAGTTCCATAATGGTGGAATAGTTTTGAATATTAGTATAAAATTAGACTTGAGGTAatgcctggtactctctgcagttgagtaaacagCCTCGGTCACTATATGAGGAAACAGGCTCATTAGAAAGCAACTCACCCATTGTGGAAAAATTCAAGAAGGCACATCTTGGGGTTTGGGTTTCCTGGGAACCATATTCACGTTTACTTTTAATGTACTTGGATGTGTACTTTTATGTACTTACAAgagtattctcattcatccacgtCATCGTATTCTCAGGGCACCGAATTGATCGCAACAGGCCTGTTGAGGTTGTCTCAGAAGACGTTttgtttggcctctcatccgagcaggccacatgtagatatgctaagacgttatatatatatataaatatgtactgccttcttaaataatcttcagaaaTTTTCTTTtaggaatattttgactttattcccataatattataactttttccccaacctaattttcccaaacttacaactttattttgtttttttcctcataatattacaagtttgttgttgtaaaattacagctgttttttccatttctgctgtttttttattattttttttacattttccaactacttcaactACTTTCTTcctgtgaattttcttcttgattattactttttctcaacctaattttccaaaaactgcaatttttttctttgttttgcttgtttctcatattaccaaTTTCAacaattttcttttttctttaatatttcaacttaacgCTTctacaataattttttttcctcatattatcaTGGCACAGTcgcacttttttctcttaatattatgacttaatattatgactttatgttcATAAAATTGCTGCTGTTCTTTGCGctcttgctgttgttttatttagttttttatttagttaatttagttgattttgttgatttaaaaaaaatgtaatttcatttttattttccttttagaATGTGGTAAGgacccattttttttaaaatgacacagGCCacaaattactgctttttttttccattttttatgttgttttattttgatttcttgtttattttgtttttattttaaaaaaatatattatttcctttttagaatgtgcagagggccaattaaaaaaacattttggacacctctgctccAGAGTAGAAGCACGCCCCAAGGGGGATAAATACTACACCATCCCCTTAGACCACAGCTGTCCTGCCTAGTTTTTGAGCATCAACTGATGAtgcatgcttggatgagaggccaaacatCTTCTAGCTCAACCTGAACAATTGAGTTGGCATCGCTTGCGTGCCCTGagaatgtattatatattatttttcttgCTTTGATTGGAAAATAAACTTACATTCAGGGCGTCGGTGAGATTGACGGTGATGTTTACACGCTCCTGCAGGCTGTAAATGTTTTTCCCCCTCACGCTCAGGCCCACCAGCCTGTTTTGGTAGAACTCATCCGAGGCAGAGCCCtgcaacatgacaaaaatgttccCTTGATGTCACTTTCATCTTGTCCTTATCACGTGATGTTGTTGCAAGGGAGCGCAGCGAGTGAAGGTGTAGCTTATCTTCTCCTTGGAGAAGATAAgttctcacttcctgtttttaacAGCACAGCATCGTCAGTCACATTCTATCTGACAAAAAGCCACCACATccatcacatttcagcaagcactTTATTCTATTTAGTCAAACATGTGTGTATGAATGATGCCGGCACTGGGGGAACAGCGGTTCAACAAGGAAAACATGATTGTGTAAACACGTGCTTCAACCCAACTCATCACAGTgaacacattcaaattgtgcAGCTGGTGTGAcaatttagtgtgagcaccattgctgtctagcactgccttaatcttcttgggcatggaattgagCACTCAGCAACACACTTGTCACCTTAGAGGTGTGTTTGGACTCCTTATGCTGCTTCAAAATGTCACACATGCTGGAATTAATCTTTTCTTCACTTAACCACAGCTCCCGATTGCCGGAAGCTCTCGTGTATGCTACTACTACCTTGCCTTGACTGTAGGCATGACACAATCATCCCACCAAGACACTCCAAAAGACCTGCAAACGATGATATGCTGCATGCAGTTATGCCTTATTAAACGAGAGAAGAAAAAGCGAGGGGCTCATGctgtgcttcacaatgtcacag
The sequence above is a segment of the Dunckerocampus dactyliophorus isolate RoL2022-P2 chromosome 3, RoL_Ddac_1.1, whole genome shotgun sequence genome. Coding sequences within it:
- the LOC129178714 gene encoding adhesion G-protein coupled receptor G1-like translates to MQWQHPSWLLLSLAYCNVSGQHHGPSTGESDQKRREAEDLHEGCMVSNPNPGVAGALLCMEHVSTILETGNLSTHFKAIEKLEKVLEQTDVSETMSMSVSHLMAILHKPKGRFAGLEISASDTEAKPGVTVNNSKVSVRLPRELDPGLNHIIVFCVVTWPKAIRGSASDEFYQNRLVGLSVRGKNIYSLQERVNITVNLTDALNETQTPRCAFLNFSTMAISSSGCETVWRRGQSHVTCSCDHLTYFGVLMVSASLSATNEAVLTYISLIGCSLSLLALLLTLLLFITKRNIRQDVSMKVHINLALSLILLNIHFLLSRLATVQASRALCLYVALSLHYSLLATFSWMALESFHLYLLLVQVFNIYIRRYVLKLGLVGWSVPAAIVCLVVLVKPDAYGHVPLDTSNPNSTEICYMVDNAVKKATTLGVFTLVFVFNLMMLVVTVHRVLSLRHREEQMFTLLWPLCCGQFGRSERSRAKQNISTLLGVTTLLGIPWGLIFFSFGHLTTAGLYLFCILNSLQGFFIFLWFVMSWRKSRHSGASL